A DNA window from Vigna unguiculata cultivar IT97K-499-35 chromosome 10, ASM411807v1, whole genome shotgun sequence contains the following coding sequences:
- the LOC114165728 gene encoding seed linoleate 9S-lipoxygenase-like, producing the protein MSLIVEKMDAIVERRKLVKGKVVLIRKSVVQTMSTVNGLFATGKNIIHSSLQFDITKSVSFKLISRTKSYNLLNVAGKVGKETYLENNVSVLRTLGERPEEFDIYFEWDDKDMGIPGAFYVKNLMDDEFLLVSVTLEYPPQTSVTHEHNQKNIHDQNHILDQNLILDQNLILDHIHDQKHIHFDCNSWVHNHKCYKTDRIFFANIPYLPGKSPVQLRVYREEELKNLRGDGTGKREKWDRIYDYDVYNDLGFLDSDAQQDHPILGGLKYPYPRRVRTGRNLIHNKKNDGSYEEPGESYYVPRDENFSQEKVKEFLQLGTKTIAGRIEPLLLSLYLKNTSNEFNGIEELQKMYEGGVDLPLSITANGTPSVIAFPPPHLIKESKFAWMTDEEFAREMIAGVNPAVIRLLKKEELAWPRKIVCSCIQPSTVTKETLEINMDGVKLDEAFADRRLFILDYSDVFMPYLSKINNLPYAKAYATRTFLFLKDDGTLKPLAIQLSKPLRCGCGSSNTESTVVLPADKGVESTIWQLAKAHVTVNDTNYHQLISHWLNTHAVIEPFAIATHRNLSVLHPIYKLLHPHFRDTININSLARKSLINAGSIIEQTFLAGPYSMEMSSAVYKNWVFTDQALPKDLIKRGLAVEDITAPHGLSLAIEDYPYAVDGLEIWSATKKWVQGYVSLYYSEEGAVEGDRELQAWWKEVVEKGHGDLKGQWPKMQSPKDVVETCTTIIWIASALHAAVNFGQYPYGGYIMNRPTQSRRWIPKPGTQEYEEMTNNPHEAFLKTITPKYQTVMDLTVMELLSTHASDEVYLGQRNSLNWTADQHAKQLFAEFTENLGKIEKEISDRNNNQELRNRTGPIKLPYTLLLPTSEPGMTFRGIPNSVSI; encoded by the exons ATGAGTCTGATAGTGGAAAAGATGGATGCAATAGTGGAAAGGAGGAAGTTGGTGAAGGGGAAGGTGGTGTTGATCCGAAAGAGTGTGGTTCAAACCATGAGCACTGTGAACGGTCTCTTTGCCACTGGCAAAAACATCATTCACTCATCACTCCAATTTGATATCACTAAATCTGTGTCTTTCAAGTTGATTAGTCGTACCAAGTCATACAATC TACTAAATGTGGCTGGGAAAGTTGGAAAGGAAACCTATCTGGAAAACAATGTTTCTGTGTTACGAACCTTGGGAGAGAGACCGGAGGAATTTGATATCTATTTTGAATGGGATGATAAAGATATGGGTATTCCAGGAGCATTTTACGTAAAAAACCTAATGGATGACGAGTTCCTCCTTGTTAGTGTGACTCTTGAATATCCACCTCAAACAAGTGTGACTCATGAGCACAACCAGAAAAATATTCACGACCAGAACCATATTCTCGACCAGAACCTTATCCTCGACCAGAACCTTATCCTCGACCATATTCACGACCAGAAACATATTCACTTTGACTGTAACTCCTGGGTTCACAACCATAAGTGTTACAAAACGGATCGCATTTTCTTTGCGAACATT CCATATCTTCCTGGTAAGTCACCAGTGCAATTACGAGTGTACAGAGAAGAAGAGTTGAAGAATTTAAGAGGAGATGGAACTGGAAAGCGTGAAAAATGGGACAGGATTTATGATTATGATGTCTATAATGATCTGGGCTTTCTTGACAGCGATGCACAACAAGACCATCCAATTCTTGGAGGCCTCAAATATCCCTACCCTCGTAGGGTTAGGACTGGGAGAAACCTCatccacaataaaaaaaatg ATGGTAGCTACGAGGAACCAGGCGAGAGTTATTATGTGCCAAGAGATGAAAATTTCAGTCAGGAGAAGGTTAAGGAATTCCTTCAATTAGGAACGAAAACTATAGCTGGAAGAATCGAACCCTTGCTCCTTTCTTTATATTTGAAGAACACATCAAATGAATTTAATGGCATCGAAGAACTGCAGAAAATGTATGAAGGTGGAGTTGATCTGCCTCTATCTATCACTGCCAACGGTACTCCGAGTGTCATTGCCTTCCCACCACCCCATCTAATTAAAG AAAGCAAGTTTGCATGGATGACCGATGAAGAGTTTGCAAGAGAGATGATTGCCGGTGTAAACCCTGCTGTAATTCGCCTTCTTAAA AAGGAGGAGCTCGCATGGCCAAGGAAGATAGTTTGCAGTTGTATCCAACCCAGTACAGTGACAAAAGAAACGTTGGAGATTAACATGGATGGGGTTAAATTAGATGag GCATTTGCTGATAGGAGATTGTTTATATTGGATTACTCTGACGTATTCATGCCGTATCTGTCGAAGATAAACAACCTTCCTTATGCAAAGGCTTATGCCACCAGGACATTCTTGTTCTTGAAAGATGATGGGACATTGAAACCCCTTGCGATTCAATTAAGCAAGCCACTTCGATGTGGATGTGGTTCTTCGAATACCGAGAGCACAGTGGTGCTGCCTGCAGACAAGGGTGTAGAAAGTACAATTTGGCAATTGGCCAAAGCTCATGTTACTGTAAATGACACCAACTATCATCAGCTCATAAGCCACTG GTTAAATACTCATGCAGTGATTGAGCCATTTGCAATAGCAACACACAGGAATCTCAGTGTACTTCACCCCATTTATAAACTCCTGCATCCTCACTTCCGTGACACCATAAATATCAATTCACTTGCTAGGAAATCCCTAATTAATGCGGGTAGCATTATAGAGCAAACTTTTTTGGCAGGGCCCTATTCAATGGAGATGTCTTCTGCTGTATACAAGAATTGGGTTTTCACTGACCAAGCTTTACCAAAGGATCTCATCAAAAG AGGATTGGCGGTTGAGGATATCACTGCACCTCATGGCCTTAGCCTGGCGATAGAGGATTATCCTTATGCTGTTGATGGACTAGAAATATGGAGTGCTACTAAGAAGTGGGTGCAAGGGTATGTTTCTCTGTACTATTCAGAAGAGGGGGCAGTTGAAGGAGATAGGGAATTGCAAGCATGGTGGAAGGAAGTTGTGGAGAAGGGTCACGGTGACTTAAAAGGACAATGGCCTAAAATGCAGAGTCCTAAAGATGTGGTTGAAACTTGCACTACCATTATATGGATTGCTTCAGCTCTTCATGCCGCTGTTAATTTTGGACAGTATCCTTATGGAGGTTATATCATGAACCGTCCTACGCAAAGCCGAAGATGGATCCCAAAACCAGGAACTCAAGAGTATGAAGAGATGACCAACAATCCTCATGAAGCTTTTCTGAAAACAATTACTCCAAAGTACCAGACTGTTATGGATCTTACAGTGATGGAGTTACTATCAACGCATGCTTCAGACGAGGTGTATCTTGGACAAAGGAACAGTCTGAATTGGACCGCTGATCAACATGCAAAACAATTGTTCGCAGAATTTACAGAAAACCTAGGAAAAATTGAGAAAGAAATCTCGGACAGGAACAACAACCAAGAACTTAGAAACCGAACTGGACCTATCAAATTGCCTTACACTCTGCTCCTTCCTACCAGTGAACCAGGGATGACTTTCAGAGGAATCCCTAACAGTGTTTCGATCTAA
- the LOC114165656 gene encoding uncharacterized protein LOC114165656 produces MFGLFDKSQKIKGTVVLMPKNVLDANDLTSVQNGGLGSVVSGFFDAVGDVAGQVVDSATAILSRNVSFKLISATSTDANGNGKVGKETYLEKYLPTLPTFGDRRDAFAVRFEWDANFGIPGAFYIRNFMNDEFFLVSVTLEDIPNHGSIHFVCNSWIYNFKTYKKDRIFFANNTYVTSATPAPLVKYRKEELEVLRGDGTGERKEWERVYDYDVYNDLGNPDSDTNLARPVLGGSTTYPYPRRVRTGRKPTKKDPKTEKLAAEFYIPRDEKFGHLKSSDFLTYALKSLSQMLLPSLENVFDSDLTWNEFDSFQEVRDLYEGGIKLPTGVLSDISPLPVFKEIFRSDGENVLQLPPPHVIRVNKSAWMSDEEFAREMIAGVNPNVIRCLQEFPPKSKLDPTLYGDQTSTVTKEKLEINMGGVTVEEALAAKRLFILDYHDAFIPYLTRINRLQTAKAYATRTILFLKDDGTLKPLVIELSKPHPSGDNLGPVSKVVLPATDGVDSTIWLLAKAYVIVNDSGYHQLVSHWLNTHAVIEPFAIATNRNLSVIHPIYKLLYPHYRDTININALARRNLINANGIIEQSFLPGRYSLEISSVVYKNWVFTEQSLPADLIKRGLATEDSSAPHGLRLLIKDYPYAVDGLEIWDAIKTWVKEYVSLYYPTDVAVQQDTELQAWWKEAVEKGHADLKDKPWWPKMKTIEDLIKSCSIIIWTASALHAAVNFGQYPYGGFILNRPTLSRRFIPEPGTKEYDEMVKSPQTAYLRTITPKREAIIDLTVIEILSRHASDEIYLGKRDNPNWTSDSKALEAFKKFGSKLTEIEAKITARNTDSTMKNRSGPVELPYTLLIPSSEQGLTFRGIPNSISTEGAKMFGIGNKKHKIKGTVVLMPKNVLDFNAISSAVPKSVGDVVDGAVGAVGGILGGVVHVAGGIIDAATAFLGRNVSMQLISATQTHGGKGKVGEEKYLNSHLPTLPTLGARQEAFSIFFEWDSDFGIPGAFYIRNFKTDEFFLVSVTLDDIPNHGSIHFVCNSWVYNFRSYKKDRIFFVNNTYLPSATPAPLVWYRQEELETLRGDGTGRRKEQDRIYDYDVYNDIGNPDGGEPRPILGGSSNYPYPRRVRSGRDKTRKDPNSEKPGEIYVPRDENFGHLKSSDFLTYGLKALSQNVFPLLKSAIFDLRVTSSEFDSFDDVRSLYEGGIKLPTDIISQISPLPVIKEIFRTDGENVLQFPPPHVIRVSKSAWMTDEEFARETIAGVNPNVISRLQEFPPKSSLDPTIYGDQTSTITKEQLEINTDGVPVEEALATNRLFILDYHDAFIPFLTGINNLPTSKAYATRTILFLKDDGSLKPIVIELSKPHPGGDNLGVVSKVVLPAAEGVESTIWLLAKAHVIVNDCGYHQLISHWLKTHAVVEPFAIATNRHLSVLHPIYKLLYPHYRDTININGLARQSLINAGGFIEQAFLPGKYSMEISAAVYKNWVFTDQALPADLVKRGLAVEDPSAPHGLRLVIKDYPYAVDGLEIWEAIKAWVQEYVSLYYPTDVAVQQDTELQAWWKEVVEKGHGDLKDKPWWPKMHTPEDLIKSCSIIIWSASALHAAVNFGQYPYGGYIVNRPTLSRRFIPEPGTKEYDEMVKNPQKAYLNTITPKFESLVDISVLEILSRHASDEVYLGERDSPYWTTDTKALEAFKKFGSKLTEIEAKITARNNDPSLSSRRGPVELPYTLLLRSSEEGMTFRGIPNSISI; encoded by the exons ATGTTTGGTCTCTTCGACAAGAGCCAGAAGATAAAGGGCACTGTGGTGTTGATGCCAAAGAATGTGTTGGATGCTAACGATTTAACCTCAGTGCAGAACGGAGGTCTTGGTAGTGTTGTCTCTGGTTTCTTCGACGCCGTGGGCGACGTTGCAGGACAAGTAGTTGATTCTGCAACTGCCATCTTATCCCGTAATGTCTCCTTCAAGTTGATCAGTGCTACCTCCACTGATG CAAACGGAAACGGGAAAGTTGGCAAGGAAACGTATCTAGAGAAGTATCTTCCAACGTTACCAACGTTCGGAGATAGACGAGATGCATTCGCTGTTCGTTTTGAATGGGATGCTAATTTCGGAATTCCAGGAGCATTTTACATCAGAAACTTTATGAATGATGAGTTCTTCCTCGTCAGTGTCACTCTTGAGGACATTCCAAATCACGGAAGCATTCACTTTGTCTGCAACTCCTGGATCTACAACTTCAAAACCTACAAAAAGGATCGTATTTTCTTTGCAAACAAT ACATATGTTACAAGTGCAACACCAGCTCCACTAGTTAAGTACAGGAAAGAAGAGTTGGAGGTTTTAAGAGGAGATGGAACGGGAGAACGCAAGGAATGGGAAAGGGTTTATGATTATGATGTGTACAATGATTTGGGCAACCCAGATAGTGATACAAATCTTGCTCGTCCAGTTCTTGGAGGCTCCACCACCTATCCCTACCCTCGTAGGGTTAGAACTGGTAGAAAACCCACCAAGAAAG ATCCTAAAACTGAGAAACTTGCAGCCGAGTTTTATATACCAAGAGATGAAAAATTCGGTCATTTGAAGTCCTCAGATTTCCTCACATATGCATTAAAATCCTTGTCTCAGATGCTCTTGCCTTCACTCGAAAACGTTTTTGACTCAGATTTGACATGGAACGAGTTTGATAGCTTTCAAGAAGTGCGTGATTTGTATGAAGGTGGAATTAAGCTACCAACAGGTGTACTTAGCGACATTAGTCCCTTACCAGTCTTCAAGGAAATTTTCAGATCTGATGGTGAAAATGTCCTTCAGCTTCCACCACCTCATGTTATCAGAG TGAATAAATCTGCATGGATGAGTGACGAGGAATTTGCAAGGGAAATGATTGCTGGTGTAAACCCAAATGTCATTCGTTGTCTTCAA GAGTTCCCTCCAAAAAGCAAGCTAGATCCCACTCTATATGGTGATCAAACTAGTACTGTAACAAAAGAAAAGTTGGAGATTAACATGGGTGGGGTCACAGTGGAagag GCACTTGCTGCTAAGAGATTGTTCATATTAGATTACCATGATGCATTCATTCCTTATTTGACGAGGATAAACCGTTTACAAACTGCAAAAGCTTATGCCACAAGAACGATCCTATTCTTGAAAGATGATGGCACTTTGAAGCCACTTGTTATCGAATTAAGCAAGCCACATCCAAGTGGAGATAATTTGGGTCCTGTGAGCAAGGTTGTGTTGCCTGCAACTGATGGTGTTGACAGCACAATTTGGCTATTGGCCAAGGCTTATGTAATTGTAAATGACTCTGGTTATCATCAGCTCGTAAGTCATTG GTTAAATACTCATGCAGTGATAGAGCCATTTGCAATAGCAACAAACAGGAATCTGAGTGTGATTCACCCTATTTATAAGCTTCTTTATCCTCACTACCGTGATACCATAAATATCAATGCACTTGCTAGACGAAACCTGATTAATGCAAATGGCATTATAGAACAATCATTTTTGCCAGGAAGGTATTCTCTGGAGATCTCTTCAGTTGTTTACAAGAATTGGGTTTTCACTGAACAATCCTTGCCAGCTGATCTCATCAAGAG AGGATTGGCTACTGAAGATTCTTCTGCACCTCATGGCCTTCGTCTTCTGATAAAGGACTACCCTTATGCTGTTGATGGACTTGAAATATGGGATGCTATTAAGACATGGGTTAAAGAGTATGTGTCCTTGTATTACCCTACAGATGTGGCAGTTCAACAAGATACTGAACTTCAAGCATGGTGGAAGGAAGCTGTGGAGAAGGGTCATGCAGACCTAAAAGATAAACCATGGTGGCCTAAAATGAAAACCATTGAAGATCTCATCAAATCATGCTCTATTATTATATGGACTGCTTCAGCTCTTCATGCAGCAGTTAACTTTGGACAATACCCTTATGGAGGTTTTATTCTGAACCGTCCAACTCTGAGCAGAAGATTCATCCCTGAGCCAGGAACCAAAGAGTATGATGAGATGGTGAAGAGTCCTCAAACTGCGTATTTGAGAACGATTACACCGAAGCGTGAGGCCATTATTGATCTCACAGTGATAGAGATATTGTCAAGGCATGCTTCTGATGAGATCTACCTTGGAAAAAGAGATAATCCAAATTGGACATCTGATTCAAAGGCATTGGAAGCGTTCAAAAAGTTTGGAAGCAAGTTGACAGAGATTGAAGCGAAAATCACAGCAAGGAACACCGATTCAACCATGAAAAACCGATCTGGACCAGTTGAACTTCCCTACACATTGCTCATTCCTTCAAGTGAGCAAGGGTTGACTTTCAGAGGAATCCCTAACAGCATCTCT ACAGAAGGAGCAAAAATGTTTGGAATCGGCAACAAGAAACACAAGATCAAGGGGACTGTGGTGTTGATGCCCAAGAATGTCTTGGACTTCAACGCCATCTCCTCCGCCGTTCCAAAGAGTGTTGGCGACGTCGTCGACGGCGCTGTTGGCGCTGTCGGCGGTATCTTAGGCGGCGTCGTCCATGTCGCCGGCGGAATAATCGACGCTGCCACCGCCTTCTTAGGGCGTAACGTTTCCATGCAGTTGATCAGTGCTACTCAGACTCATG GTGGAAAAGGGAAAGTTGGAGAGGAAAAATATCTGAACAGTCATCTTCCAACCTTACCAACATTGGGAGCAAGACAAGAGGCATTCAGTATTTTTTTTGAATGGGATTCTGACTTTGGAATTCCAGGAGCATTTTACATAAGAAACTTTAAGACTGATGAGTTTTTTCTTGTTAGTGTAACTCTCGACGACATTCCAAACCATGGAAGCATTCACTTTGTCTGTAACTCCTGGGTTTATAACTTCAGAAGTTACAAAAAAGATCGTATTTTCTTTGTCAACAAT ACATATCTTCCAAGTGCAACACCAGCTCCACTGGTCTGGTACAGACAAGAAGAATTGGAGACTCTTAGAGGAGATGGAACTGGTAGACGCAAGGAACAAGATAGAATCTATGACTATGACGTGTATAATGATATTGGAAACCCAGATGGTGGTGAACCTCGCCCAATCCTTGGAGGTTCTAGCAACTATCCATACCCTCGCAGGGTTAGATCTGGTAGAGACAAGACCAGAAAAG ACCCCAACAGTGAGAAACCGGGTGAGATTTATGTCCCAAGAGATGAAAATTTCGGTCACTTGAAGTCATCGGATTTTCTTACATATGGACTCAAAGCCCTGTCTCAGAATGTGTTTCCTTTGTTAAAATCTGCAATTTTTGACTTGAGGGTCACATCAAGTGAGTTTGATAGCTTCGATGATGTGCGTAGTCTCTATGAGGGTGGAATTAAGCTGCCAACAGATATAATCAGCCAAATTAGTCCCTTACCAGTCATCAAGGAAATCTTCCGCACTGACGGTGAAAATGTCCTTCAATTTCCCCCACCTCATGTAATCAGAG TTAGCAAGTCAGCATGGATGACTGATGAAGAATTTGCAAGAGAGACGATTGCTGGTGTAAATCCTAATGTCATTAGTCGTCTACAA GAATTTCCACCAAAAAGCTCACTTGATCCCACAATCTATGGTGATCAAACTAGTACCATAACAAAAGAACAGTTAGAGATTAACACGGATGGGGTCCCAGTAGAAGAG GCACTTGCTACAAACAGATTATTCATACTAGATTACCATGATGCATTCATCCCTTTTTTGACGGGGATAAACAACCTACCAACATCAAAAGCGTATGCCACAAGGACAATCCTATTCCTGAAAGATGATGGATCTTTAAAGCCTATTGTTATCGAATTAAGCAAGCCACATCCTGGTGGCGACAATTTAGGTGTTGTGAGCAAAGTCGTGCTACCTGCAGCAGAAGGTGTTGAAAGTACGATTTGGCTGTTGGCCAAAGCTCATGTAATTGTGAATGACTGTGGCTATCATCAGCTCATAAGTCATTG GTTAAAAACTCATGCTGTGGTAGAGCCATTTGCCATAGCAACAAACAGGCATCTCAGTGTGCTTCACCCCATTTATAAACTTCTTTATCCTCACTACCGTGACACCATAAATATCAATGGCCTTGCTAGGCAATCCCTGATCAATGCAGGTGGCTTTATTGAGCAAGCATTTTTGCCTGGAAAGTACTCTATGGAGATTTCAGCAGCTGTTTACAAGAATTGGGTTTTCACTGATCAAGCATTACCAGCTGATCTGGTCAAGAG GGGATTAGCAGTTGAGGATCCCTCTGCTCCTCATGGCCTTCGTCTTGTGATAAAGGACTACCCTTATGCTGTTGATGGACTTGAAATATGGGAGGCTATTAAGGCATGGGTCCAAGAATATGTGTCCTTGTATTACCCTACAGATGTGGCAGTTCAACAAGATACTGAACTACAAGCATGGTGGAAGGAAGTTGTGGAAAAGGGTCATGGTGACTTAAAAGATAAGCCTTGGTGGCCTAAAATGCATACTCCTGAAGATCTCATTAAATCATGCTCTATCATCATATGGTCAGCTTCTGCTCTTCATGCTGCTGTTAATTTTGGACAGTATCCTTATGGAGGTTACATAGTGAACCGTCCAACTCTGAGCAGAAGATTTATCCCTGAACCAGGAACCAAAGAATATGATGAGATGGTGAAGAATCCTCAAAAGGCATATTTGAATACAATCACACCTAAATTTGAGAGCCTTGTTGACATTTCAGTGTTGGAGATATTGTCAAGGCATGCTTCCGATGAGGTCTATCTTGGGGAGAGGGATAGTCCATATTGGACAACTGATACAAAGGCACTAGAAGCATTCAAAAAGTTTGGAAGCAAACTGACAGAAATTGAAGCAAAGATCACAGCAAGGAACAATGATCCAAGTCTGAGTAGCCGTCGTGGGCCAGTTGAGTTGCCATACACCTTACTTCTTCGTTCAAGTGAAGAAGGGATGACTTTCAGAGGAATTCCTAACAGTATCTCTATCTAA
- the LOC114166734 gene encoding seed linoleate 9S-lipoxygenase-like, giving the protein MSRLIGGFFDNGTKIKGTVVLMPKNVLDFNALTSIGKGGVTETAKNIFGQVLDAAGNLVDAATAFAGRNISLHLISATQADASGKGKVGEKTYVDKNLPTFPTLGDKQLAYSISFDWDAKFGIPGAFYIKNYMTDEFFLVSVILEDIPNHGTIQFVCNSWIYNFNKYEKDRIFFANDTYLPSQTPAPLLKYRQEELQTLRGNGTGKRQEQDRIYDYDVYNDLGKPDEGDPRPVLGGSIDHPYPRRVRTGRERTRTDPDSEKPGAIYVPRDENFGHLKSSDFIMYGIKSLSQDVLPLLKSAIFDLRITSSEFKNFDDVRSLYEGGIKLPTDFLSQISPVPALKELFRSDGENVLQFPLPHVIQVKRSEWMTDEEFAREVIAGVNPNVVRLLQEFPPKSSLDPSLYGDQTSTITREQLEINLDGVTVDEALAAKRLFILDYQDAFFPYLRKINSLPIARAYATRTILFLKDDSTLKPLAIELSKPHPGGDNLGPVSKVVLPAKDGVESTIWLLAKAHVIVNDSGYHQLMSHWLNTHAVMEPFAIATNRQLSVLHPIYKLLYPHYRDTININGLARQSLINAGGIIEQSFLPGKYSIEMSSTVYKNWVFTDQALPADLIKRGLATEDPSAPHGLRLVIEDYPYAVDGLEIWDAIKSWVKEYVSLYYPTDVAVQQDTELQAWWKEAVEKGHADLKDKPWWPKMKTIEDLIKSCSIIIWTASALHAAVNFGQYPYGGYILNRPTLSRRFIPEEGTPEYDELVNSTQTAYLQTITPKYETLVDLSVIEILSRHASDEIYLGQRDTPNWTTDNKALEAFKRFGSKLSEIESKISARNSDPSLRNRTGPVELPYTLLHRSSEEGLTFKGIPNSISI; this is encoded by the exons ATGTCACGTCTCATAGGTGGCTTCTTTGACAATGGTACGAAGATAAAGGGCACTGTGGTGTTGATGCCCAAGAATGTGTTGGATTTCAACGCCTTAACTTCCATTGGTAAAGGTGGTGTTACTGAAACTGCCAAAAATATCTTTGGCCAGGTCCTTGACGCAGCTGGTAATTTGGTTGATGCTGCAACTGCCTTCGCAGGCAGAAATATTTCCTTGCACTTGATCAGTGCTACTCAAGCTGATG CTAGTGGAAAAGGAAAAGTTGGAGAAAAAACATATGTGGATAAAAATCTTCCGACCTTCCCAACGTTGGGAGATAAGCAGCTAGCATACAGTATTTCCTTTGATTGGGATGCTAAATTTGGAATTCCAGGAGCATTTTACATCAAAAACTATATGACTGATGAGTTTTTCCTCGTCAGTGTCATTCTTGAGGACATTCCAAACCATGGAACCATTCAGTTTGTTTGTAACTCCTGGATTTATAACTTCAACAAGTACGAGAAAGATCGTATTTTCTTTGCGAATGAT ACATATCTTCCAAGTCAAACACCAGCTCCATTGCTGAAGTACAGACAAGAAGAATTGCAGACTCTTAGAGGAAATGGAACTGGTAAACGCCAGGAACAAGATAGAATCTATGACTATGACGTGTATAATGACTTGGGAAAACCAGATGAGGGTGATCCTCGCCCAGTCCTTGGAGGATCTATCGACCACCCTTACCCTCGCAGGGTTAGAACTGGTAGAGAACGAACCAGGACAG ATCCCGACAGTGAGAAACCGGGCGCGATTTATGTTCCAAGAGATGAAAATTTTGGTCACTTGAAGTCATCAGATTTCATCATGTATGGAATAAAATCTTTGTCTCAGGACGTGTTGCCCCTGTTAAAATCTGCAATTTTTGACTTGAGGATCACATCAAGTGAGTTTAAGAACTTCGACGATGTGCGTAGTCTCTATGAGGGTGGAATTAAGTTGCCAACAGATTTTTTGAGCCAAATTAGCCCTGTACCTGCCCTCAAGGAACTCTTCCGCAGTGATGGTGAAAATGTCCTTCAATTTCCATTGCCCCAtgttatccaag TTAAAAGGTCTGAATGGATGACTGATGAAGAATTTGCAAGAGAAGTGATTGCTGGTGTCAATCCAAATGTAGTTCGTCTTCTTCAG GAATTCCCACCAAAAAGTTCTCTTGATCCCTCTCTCTATGGTGATCAAACCAGTACCATAACAAGAGAACAGTTGGAGATTAACTTGGATGGTGTCACAGTAGATGAG GCACTTGCTGCTAAGAGATTGTTCATATTAGACTACCAAGATGCATTCTTTCCATATTTGAGGAAGATAAACAGTCTACCTATTGCAAGAGCTTATGCCACCAGAACAATCTTATTCTTGAAAGATGATAGCACTTTGAAGCCACTTGCTATCGAATTAAGCAAGCCACATCCAGGTGGAGATAATTTGGGTCCTGTGAGCAAAGTTGTGTTGCCTGCAAAGGATGGTGTTGAAAGCACAATTTGGCTATTGGCCAAGGCTCATGTAATTGTGAATGACTCTGGTTATCATCAGCTCATGAGTCATTG GTTAAATACTCATGCAGTGATGGAGCCATTTGCCATAGCTACAAACAGACAACTCAGTGTGCTTCACCCCATTTATAAACTTCTCTATCCTCACTACCGTGACACCATTAATATCAATGGACTTGCTAGACAATCTTTGATTAATGCAGGAGGCATTATAGAGCAATCATTTTTGCCCGGAAAGTACTCCATTGAGATGTCTTCAACAGTTTACAAGAACTGGGTTTTCACTGACCAAGCTTTACCAGCAGATCTTATCAAGAG AGGATTGGCTACTGAAGATCCTTCTGCTCCTCATGGCCTTCGTCTTGTGATAGAGGACTACCCTTATGCTGTTGATGGACTAGAAATTTGGGATGCTATCAAGTCATGGGTCAAAGAGTATGTGTCCTTGTATTACCCTACAGATGTGGCAGTTCAACAAGATACTGAACTCCAAGCATGGTGGAAGGAAGCTGTGGAGAAGGGTCATGCAGACCTAAAAGATAAACCATGGTGGCCTAAAATGAAAACCATTGAAGATCTCATCAAATCATGCTCTATTATTATATGGACAGCTTCTGCTCTTCATGCAGCAGTTAACTTTGGACAGTACCCTTATGGAGGGTATATCCTGAACCGTCCAACTCTTAGCAGAAGGTTTATCCCTGAAGAAGGAACTCCAGAATATGATGAGTTGGTGAATAGTACTCAAACAGCTTATCTGCAAACAATCACACCCAAGTATGAAACCCTCGTTGATCTTTCAGTGATAGAGATATTATCAAGGCATGCTTCTGATGAGATCTACCTTGGACAAAGAGATACTCCAAACTGGACAACAGATAACAAGGCATTAGAAGCTTTCAAAAGGTTTGGAAGCAAACTGAGTGAAATTGAGAGCAAAATCAGTGCAAGGAACAGTGATCCTAGTCTGAGAAACCGAACTGGACCAGTTGAACTTCCATACACATTGCTCCATCGTTCAAGTGAGGAAGGGTTAACTTTCAAGGGCATTCCCAACAGTATCTCTATCTGA